Proteins from a genomic interval of Arachis hypogaea cultivar Tifrunner chromosome 10, arahy.Tifrunner.gnm2.J5K5, whole genome shotgun sequence:
- the LOC140175742 gene encoding protein MAINTENANCE OF MERISTEMS-like, which translates to MRGHSALLSALVERWRPETHTFHLLVGEVTVMLEDVTYILGLPVNGEPVTGYSWGAASLAHLYRSLYRASRFNCKEMDGPLILLFVWAWERMPFLAPIPRDHLVDVGVPLARRWSHWGRNTRYIRKPTAHFRRGLDDMGVDDVSFNNLS; encoded by the exons ATGAGAGGCCATTCGGCACTCCTGAGTGCCTTGGTGGAACGATGGAGGCCAGAAACCCACACATTTCATCTTCTAGTCGGTGAAGTGACAGTGATGCTAGAAGATGTGACTTATATTCTTGGCCTCCCGGTTAATGGAGAGCCTGTTACGG GATACAGTTGGGGAGCAGCCAGTCTAGCACACTTATACAGATCGTTGTATCGTGCATCCCGATTCAACTGTAAAGAGATGGATGGGCCACTCATACTACTATTTGTGTGGGCATGGGAGCGTATGCCGTTCCTGGCGCCTATTCCCCGCGATCACCTCGTCGATGTTGGGGTTCCACTTGCGCGACG GTGGAGTCATTGGGGCCGGAATACAAGATACATACGGAAGCCTACTGCACATTTTAGGCGAGGACTCGATGACATGGGAGTCGACGATGTAAGTTTTAACAATTTATCTTAA
- the LOC114924553 gene encoding uncharacterized protein, giving the protein MCEWVNRIEYSLWTQHCDEGRRFGHMTKNISECMNSILKGVRNFPVCSLVKATYGRDNSEFTVAETTLTDSFSLGSYRVSLASQTCDCGYFQALHFPCPHALACCAYSWLTWEPYVHQLYRLNSVFSVYRMGFTPPISEGFWPPYDGPTVIPVPNKRRAREGRPTSTRIRTNMDEADPNRPKRCGLCRQPGHTRRSCPQLRGAEHTRGHD; this is encoded by the exons ATGTGTGAATGGGTGAACCGGATTGAGTATTCATTATGGACACAGCATTGTGATGAGGGGCGTAGATTCGGACACATGACTAAGAATATCTCTGAGTGTATGAACTCAATCCTCAAGGGTGTCAGAAACTTTCCTGTGTGCTCGCTAGTGAAGGCAACATACGGAAG ggataactccgagttcaccgtCGCAGAGACGACTCTTACTGATTCTTTCTCATTGGGTAGCTATAGAGTCTCGCTTGCATCTCAGACATGTGACTGCGGATACTTCCAGgcacttcatttcccgtgtcCCCACGCACTGGCATGCTGTGCCTACTCATGGCTTACATGGGAGCCTTACGTCCACCAGCTGTATCGTCTTAATTCGGTCTTCAGTGTGTATCGGATGGGTTTCACACCTCCCATTTcggagggtttctggccaccataTGACGGGCCGACTGTCATCCCAGTCCCGAATAAGAGGCGTGCAAGAGAGGGTCGTCCGACGTCCACTCGGATACGGACCAATATGGACGAGGCAGACCCGAACCGGCCAAAGAGATGTGGGCTTTGTCGGCAACCCGGCCACACACGTCGGAGTTGCCCACAGCTCCGAGGAGCAGAGCACACACGGGGACATGATTAG
- the LOC112716314 gene encoding uncharacterized protein — MMQQHEPSSSSSSFSLHVSPSPSFSSYSSETLADIAARVINELRQNPHQNDAASVLEDDDESLFPPWENENDNHRHQNDDKANQNDDDDFEFTFVSREQNTSPISADDIFYNGQIRPLYMYPLFGAPLRNDINNAVVSSVYSQQEAPVPVNYDDASTTIQRRLPLRMLMFEESCSSENDSVVDDDNSLERVPEGTYCVWNPNNAKVAARDRNNKKSNSTGTSSSKRWKIRELLLRSHSDGKGNKNRGSTSGNGNGDGGSGSDLDKKRDFVFGVTSKRTSKVAAAKAGSGDGYGGASVERDGKSGRKSVFPYRQELIGIFANVNGVGRNLHPF, encoded by the coding sequence ATGATGCAACAACAtgaaccttcttcttcttcttcttctttttctttacacGTGTCACCATCTCCCAGCTTCAGCAGCTACTCCTCCGAAACTCTCGCCGATATCGCCGCCCGCGTCATCAACGAGCTCCGCCAAAACCCTCACCAAAACGACGCCGCTTCCGTCCTCGAAGACGACGACGAGTCGCTCTTCCCGCCCTGGGAAAATGAAAACGACAACCACCGCCACCAAAACGACGACAAAGCCAACCAAAACGACGACGATGACTTCGAGTTCACGTTCGTTTCAAGAGAACAAAACACTTCGCCAATTTCCGCAGATGACATTTTCTACAACGGTCAGATCAGGCCTCTGTACATGTACCCTCTCTTCGGCGCTCCTTTAAGAAACGACATCAACAACGCCGTCGTTTCTTCGGTTTATTCTCAACAAGAGGCTCCCGTTCCCGTTAATTACGACGATGCTTCCACAACGATTCAGCGTCGTTTACCTCTAAGGATGCTGATGTTCGAGGAATCGTGTTCGTCTGAAAACGACAGCGTCGTGGACGACGATAACAGTCTCGAAAGAGTTCCAGAAGGAACGTACTGCGTTTGGAATCCAAATAACGCGAAAGTAGCTGCGAGGGACAGGAATAACAAGAAGAGCAACTCCACTGGCACCTCTTCTTCGAAGCGGTGGAAGATTCGAGAACTTCTTCTTAGGAGCCACAGCGATGGAAAGGGTAACAAGAATAGGGGTAGTACCAGTGGTAACGGTAACGGTGACGGTGGTAGTGGTAGTGATCTTGATAAGAAGCGTGATTTTGTGTTTGGAGTTACGAGcaagaggacaagcaaggttGCGGCAGCGAAGGCGGGATCTGGTGACGGTTACGGCGGCGCGTCGGTGGAGCGTGATGGAAAGAGCGGTAGGAAGTCGGTGTTTCCGTATAGGCAGGAGTTGATTGGAATTTTCGCAAATGTCAATGGGGTTGGTCGTAATTTGCACCCcttttaa
- the LOC112716316 gene encoding 3-ketoacyl-CoA synthase 7-like, producing the protein MTMETLVCKYFSLICDGSIYVTQYFAIVSIILISLFFYLRSNGVYLVDYVCYSPPNHLRVPHSHFVEHSEFCNFDQDILDFEMRVLERSGIGDESCMPPPVHEIPPNCSLRNGVAEMEMVLFEIVKDLLSKHNVHPKSIDILVSNCSLFCPTPSIPSMIINRFGLRSNIKSFNLSGMGCSAGILSISLVKDLLRVYKNSLALVLTTEAIAPNGYQGKSKSKIMTNVLFRMGGAAILISNRKQDKKIAKYELQHLVRTHLGSDEKAYKSVYQDPDKDGVVGVSLSRELLRVAGSALRTNMRELGPLVLPYSELLRYVWSAIQTKLLPSGDQKKIYLPNFRKAFQHFCIHAGGKSVIDAIEESLKLQKEDGEASRMALYRFGNTSSSSVWYELCYLEAKGKVKKGDRVWQIGFGSGFKCNSAAWKCIADIDPNERNAWSGIIHSYPIEIPVFDC; encoded by the coding sequence ATGACCATGGAAACTCTTGTATGCAAATATTTTTCTCTCATATGTGATGGTTCAATCTATGTGACACAATACTTTGCAATTGTATCAATAATTTTGAtatcccttttcttttatttgagatCCAATGGTGTCTACCTTGTTGACTATGTTTGTTATTCACCTCCTAATCATTTAAGAGTTCCTCACTCCCATTTCGTAGAACACTCTGAATTTTGCAACTTTGACCAAGATATCTTAGACTTTGAAATGAGAGTGTTGGAAAGATCAGGGATTGGAGATGAGTCATGCATGCCACCACCAGTTCATGAAATCCCACCAAATTGTTCTTTGAGGAATGGAGTTGCAGAGATGGAAATGGTTCTTTTCGAAATTGTTAAAGACCTTTTGTCCAAGCACAATGTTCATCCCAAAAGCATTGATATCCTTGTCTCAAATTGCAGCTTGTTCTGTCCCACACCCTCAATTCCATCCATGATCATTAACAGATTTGGACTCAGAAGCAACATAAAGAGTTTCAACCTCAGCGGAATGGGCTGCAGCGCCGGAATATTGTCGATAAGCTTGGTGAAAGATCTTCTCAGAGTTTATAAGAACTCATTGGCTTTGGTTCTAACCACGGAGGCTATAGCTCCGAATGGATACCAAGGGAAATCGAAGTCCAAGATTATGACGAACGTGTTATTCCGAATGGGGGGAGCAGCGATCTTAATTTCTAACAGAAAACAGGACAAGAAAATCGCCAAGTATGAACTTCAACATCTTGTGAGAACCCATTTAGGATCAGACGAAAAAGCATACAAATCTGTGTACCAGGATCCTGATAAAGATGGTGTCGTTGGTGTTTCCTTGTCACGTGAGCTTCTTCGCGTTGCTGGGTCGGCTTTGAGGACCAACATGAGAGAGCTAGGCCCTCTTGTCCTACCATATTCGGAGCTGCTTCGCTACGTATGGTCAGCAATTCAAACAAAACTCTTGCCATCAGGAGACCAGAAAAAAATCTATCTACCGAATTTCAGGAAGGCGTTCcagcatttttgcattcatgcagGGGGCAAATCGGTTATTGACGCCATAGAAGAGAGTTTGAAGCTGCAGAAGGAAGACGGAGAAGCGTCTAGGATGGCGTTGTATAGATTCGGCAACACTTCATCTTCTTCTGTATGGTATGAACTGTGCTATTTGGAGGCAAAAGGAAAGGTAAAGAAAGGAGATAGGGTTTGGCAAATTGGATTTGGAAGTGGATTCAAGTGTAACAGTGCAGCATGGAAATGCATTGCTGACATTGATCCAAATGAAAGGAATGCATGGTCTGGTATAATCCATTCATATCCAATTGAGATACCTGTGTTTGATTGTTGA